The Agromyces atrinae genome window below encodes:
- a CDS encoding SURF1 family protein, whose product MMLRPRWIAALILALAISAAFALLGQWQIERAIESSTTIEYPTEDVVALTDVAEPDGPTAQAITGQRVSVEGSFVPTDFSLVEGRLNLGEAGWWVLGHLETDAGGLPIALGWAPTEADAQAALAELEAETPEPVEFLGRFLPSEAPVKPEEGADPQSTSTVAVAQLINQWEGFDDRPVYFGYVISDDAPVGLTAIDAPPPEQEVDVNWLNIFYAVEWVVFAGFAIFLWYRLVRDAVEREQEEAELAAADAATAAEKASVDAS is encoded by the coding sequence ATGATGCTGCGTCCTCGCTGGATCGCCGCTCTCATCCTCGCCCTGGCGATCTCCGCCGCCTTCGCCCTGCTCGGTCAGTGGCAGATCGAGCGGGCGATCGAGTCGAGCACGACGATCGAGTACCCCACCGAGGACGTCGTCGCGCTGACGGACGTCGCGGAGCCGGATGGGCCGACGGCGCAGGCGATCACGGGCCAGCGCGTGAGCGTCGAGGGCAGCTTCGTGCCGACCGACTTCTCGCTCGTCGAGGGCAGACTCAACCTCGGTGAGGCGGGTTGGTGGGTCCTCGGGCACCTCGAGACGGATGCCGGCGGCCTGCCGATCGCGCTCGGCTGGGCGCCGACCGAGGCCGATGCTCAGGCCGCACTGGCCGAGCTCGAGGCGGAGACGCCGGAGCCCGTCGAGTTCCTCGGACGGTTCCTCCCGAGCGAAGCGCCCGTGAAGCCGGAGGAGGGTGCCGACCCGCAGTCGACCTCGACGGTCGCCGTCGCTCAGCTCATCAATCAGTGGGAGGGCTTCGACGATCGACCCGTGTACTTCGGTTACGTGATCTCCGACGACGCTCCCGTGGGTCTCACGGCGATCGATGCGCCGCCGCCCGAGCAAGAGGTCGACGTCAACTGGCTCAACATCTTCTACGCGGTCGAGTGGGTCGTGTTCGCAGGCTTCGCGATCTTCCTCTGGTACCGCCTCGTGCGCGACGCCGTCGAGCGCGAG
- a CDS encoding cation:proton antiporter: MHLGEDLITLGLLFVVAYGLGRLAKLIGLPSIPVYMIVGLLASPNTTWIPINFESHYLELIAVFGLILLLFNLGLEFDQDEFFANAGKLLVSGGSYVVINMGVGLIFGFMVGWGTREALIIAGMTATSSSAIVTKLLIELGRLPNRETPMILGVTVIEDMFIAIYLAIVSVVLSGETELWPMIGKLAIAFTFLVVMFTVARWGGRWVSTLFKTKDDELFTILFFGLAMMFGGLGEVLGVTDAIGAFLIGLVLGATRYHAKIEQIAVPLRDVFAAFFFVNFGLSMDIGAFPDVVLPVAIAVVMTVVLNILAGQFVAWLNGMGPQQGINTTVILQNRGEFALILATLSLSAGLDPRIQPFAGLYVLVMSIMGPILAANSEKIGAVILRSSRRRPPPRPRERSSEAIALVEAATRGDAAPQDGPSVMDSAPARDNRESAAANGVVDPRSEEPSVEVVRTAPVDVIDDFDAGDGTVVGGRASELERLARQAMAQSDHEPTTDRETDS, from the coding sequence ATGCATCTCGGCGAAGACCTCATCACACTCGGGCTGCTGTTCGTCGTCGCCTACGGACTCGGCCGTCTCGCCAAGCTCATCGGGCTGCCCTCGATCCCCGTCTACATGATCGTCGGGCTCCTCGCGAGCCCGAACACGACGTGGATCCCGATCAACTTCGAGAGCCACTACCTCGAACTGATCGCCGTCTTCGGCCTCATCCTCCTGCTCTTCAACCTCGGTCTCGAGTTCGATCAGGACGAGTTCTTCGCGAACGCCGGCAAACTCCTCGTCTCGGGCGGCTCCTACGTCGTGATCAACATGGGCGTCGGGCTGATCTTCGGCTTCATGGTCGGTTGGGGTACGCGCGAAGCGCTCATCATCGCGGGCATGACGGCGACGTCGTCGAGTGCGATCGTCACGAAGCTGCTCATCGAACTCGGTCGTCTGCCGAACCGTGAGACGCCGATGATCCTCGGCGTGACGGTCATCGAAGACATGTTCATCGCGATCTACCTCGCGATCGTGTCGGTCGTGCTGAGCGGCGAGACCGAGCTGTGGCCGATGATCGGAAAACTCGCGATCGCCTTCACCTTCCTCGTCGTGATGTTCACGGTGGCGAGGTGGGGCGGCCGGTGGGTGTCGACGCTCTTCAAGACGAAGGACGACGAGCTCTTCACGATCCTCTTCTTCGGCCTCGCGATGATGTTCGGCGGCCTCGGAGAGGTGCTGGGCGTCACCGACGCGATCGGAGCCTTCCTCATCGGACTCGTGCTCGGCGCGACGCGGTACCACGCGAAGATCGAGCAGATCGCGGTTCCCTTGCGTGACGTGTTCGCCGCGTTCTTCTTCGTGAACTTCGGGCTCTCGATGGACATCGGGGCGTTCCCCGACGTCGTCCTCCCGGTCGCGATCGCCGTCGTGATGACCGTCGTGCTCAACATCCTCGCGGGGCAGTTCGTGGCGTGGCTCAACGGCATGGGTCCCCAGCAGGGCATCAACACGACCGTCATCCTGCAGAACCGCGGCGAGTTCGCACTCATCCTCGCGACGCTGTCGTTGTCGGCCGGCCTCGACCCGCGCATCCAGCCATTCGCCGGCCTCTACGTCCTCGTCATGTCGATCATGGGCCCGATCCTCGCGGCGAACTCGGAGAAGATCGGCGCCGTCATCCTGCGCAGTTCTCGCCGCCGCCCGCCGCCGCGGCCCCGGGAACGCTCGAGCGAGGCCATCGCGCTCGTCGAAGCGGCGACGCGAGGCGATGCCGCCCCGCAGGACGGCCCGTCGGTGATGGACAGCGCTCCGGCGAGGGACAATAGAGAGTCGGCCGCGGCGAACGGGGTCGTCGATCCGCGCTCCGAGGAGCCGTCGGTCGAGGTGGTGCGAACCGCCCCCGTCGACGTGATCGATGATTTCGACGCGGGCGACGGCACCGTGGTGGGTGGCCGGGCGAGTGAACTCGAGCGGCTCGCCCGACAGGCCATGGCGCAGTCCGACCATGAACCCACGACAGACCGGGAAACCGACTCCTGA
- a CDS encoding cation:proton antiporter regulatory subunit, giving the protein MVDVRRVKLPGVGVLHTFVTDDGGKVGVIAHRSGHSDLITFADDDAGPEGDKVSLRLNEDEAHTLAELLGGTQITESLTSLDQIPGLSIDWFTVDYEDHIAGQALGNPADRGVVGLTVVAVVRGEAANPAPAPDFKVFPGDTLVVAGSPEKVARAFHFFRTGEKRANDGPPGL; this is encoded by the coding sequence ATGGTCGACGTTCGACGGGTGAAGCTGCCTGGTGTCGGGGTGCTGCACACCTTCGTGACCGACGACGGCGGCAAGGTCGGTGTCATCGCGCACCGGTCGGGTCACAGCGACCTCATCACCTTCGCCGACGACGACGCCGGGCCGGAGGGCGACAAGGTCTCGCTGCGTCTCAACGAAGACGAGGCGCACACGCTCGCCGAACTCCTCGGCGGAACGCAGATCACCGAGTCGCTCACGTCGCTCGACCAGATCCCCGGCCTCAGCATCGACTGGTTCACGGTCGACTACGAAGACCACATCGCGGGTCAGGCGCTCGGCAACCCCGCCGATCGCGGAGTCGTCGGACTCACCGTCGTCGCCGTCGTGCGCGGCGAAGCGGCGAACCCGGCCCCCGCGCCCGACTTCAAGGTCTTCCCGGGCGACACGCTCGTCGTCGCCGGTTCACCCGAGAAGGTCGCCCGAGCCTTCCACTTCTTCCGCACGGGAGAGAAGCGGGCGAACGACGGACCACCCGGGCTCTGA
- a CDS encoding glycerol-3-phosphate dehydrogenase/oxidase, with translation MAKPKTVTRSNKLGPEERSAALERLRTREVDVLVVGGGIVGAGAALDAVTRGLSVGLLEARDWASGTSSRSSKLVHGGIRYLEQLDFRLVREALIERGLLLQRIAPHLVKPVKFLYPLEKRFFERLYIGAGMLLYDLFSYSGGRPPGVPHHRHLSKRQVQKSIPSLADGALIGGLTYYDAQVDDARYVSSLVRTASFYGAHVASRVRVEGFVKVGQRVVGVKAHDLQTGERFEVRAKQVVNATGVWTDDTQRMVGERGTFKVRASKGVHLVVPRDRFQSTMGLLLRTEKSVLFVIPWGRHWLIGTTDTDWDLDKAHPAATAADIDYLLEHVNRVLRVPLTRDDVEGVYAGLRPLLAGESDQTSKLSREHIVAHTVPGLVVIAGGKWTTYRVMAKDAIDAAADALDGRVPASTTQDIPLLGAEGYQAAWNKRGKIARAFGVHKVRIEHLLNRYGTLTDELLDLIRADASLAEPLPGADDYIGAEVVYAASHEGALHLDDVLARRTRISIEAWDRGVEAAPVAARLMAGVLGWDDARTTLEVERYLERVAAERASQLQPDDASADRARLEAPDISLFE, from the coding sequence ATGGCGAAACCGAAGACGGTCACCCGATCGAACAAGCTCGGACCGGAGGAACGTTCCGCCGCGCTCGAACGCCTCCGCACCCGTGAGGTCGACGTGCTCGTCGTCGGCGGCGGGATCGTCGGCGCGGGAGCGGCCCTCGACGCCGTGACCCGCGGCTTGAGCGTCGGGCTCCTCGAGGCCCGCGACTGGGCGTCGGGTACGTCGTCGCGCTCGTCGAAGCTCGTGCACGGCGGCATCCGTTATCTCGAACAGCTCGACTTCCGCCTCGTGCGGGAGGCGCTCATCGAGCGCGGGCTGCTGCTGCAGCGCATCGCGCCGCACCTCGTCAAGCCCGTGAAGTTCCTGTACCCGCTCGAGAAGCGGTTCTTCGAGCGCCTGTACATCGGCGCGGGCATGCTCCTCTACGACCTGTTCAGCTACTCGGGCGGGCGCCCGCCCGGTGTGCCGCACCACCGCCACCTCTCGAAGCGGCAGGTGCAGAAGTCGATCCCGTCGCTCGCCGACGGCGCCCTCATCGGCGGGCTCACCTACTACGACGCGCAGGTCGACGACGCCCGATACGTGTCGTCGCTCGTGCGCACGGCCTCGTTCTACGGCGCGCACGTCGCCTCGCGCGTGCGGGTCGAGGGCTTCGTCAAGGTCGGCCAGCGCGTCGTCGGCGTGAAGGCCCACGACCTGCAGACGGGCGAGCGATTCGAGGTGCGTGCCAAGCAGGTCGTCAACGCGACCGGTGTGTGGACCGACGACACGCAGCGCATGGTCGGCGAACGCGGAACGTTCAAGGTGCGGGCATCGAAGGGCGTGCACCTCGTCGTGCCGCGCGATCGCTTCCAGTCGACGATGGGTCTGCTCCTCCGCACCGAGAAGAGCGTGCTCTTCGTCATCCCGTGGGGCCGACACTGGCTCATCGGCACGACCGACACCGACTGGGACCTCGACAAGGCGCACCCGGCAGCGACCGCCGCCGACATCGACTACCTGCTCGAGCACGTCAACCGCGTGCTGCGGGTTCCGCTCACGCGCGACGACGTCGAGGGTGTGTACGCGGGCCTGCGGCCCCTCCTCGCGGGCGAGAGCGACCAGACCTCGAAGCTCTCGCGCGAGCACATCGTCGCGCACACGGTTCCCGGTCTCGTCGTCATCGCCGGCGGGAAGTGGACGACGTACCGCGTTATGGCGAAGGACGCCATCGATGCGGCGGCCGACGCCCTCGACGGGCGTGTTCCGGCCTCGACGACCCAGGACATCCCGCTGCTCGGAGCCGAGGGGTACCAGGCGGCGTGGAACAAGCGCGGCAAGATCGCGCGCGCGTTCGGCGTGCACAAGGTGCGCATCGAGCACCTGCTGAACCGCTACGGCACGTTGACCGACGAACTACTCGACCTGATCCGCGCGGACGCCTCGCTCGCCGAGCCGCTGCCCGGCGCCGACGACTACATCGGTGCCGAGGTCGTCTACGCGGCGTCGCACGAGGGCGCACTGCACCTCGATGACGTGCTCGCCCGTCGCACGCGCATCTCGATCGAGGCGTGGGACCGCGGTGTGGAGGCTGCTCCCGTCGCCGCGCGCCTCATGGCCGGCGTGCTCGGATGGGATGACGCCCGCACGACACTGGAGGTCGAGCGCTACCTCGAGCGCGTCGCGGCCGAGCGTGCGTCGCAGCTGCAGCCCGACGACGCGTCGGCCGACCGGGCCCGCCTCGAGGCGCCCGACATCTCGCTCTTCGAGTAG
- a CDS encoding GuaB3 family IMP dehydrogenase-related protein has translation MSQEIEIGRSKRGRRVYAFDDIAIVPSRRTRDPEDVSVSWSIDAYQFDIPFLAAPMDSVVSPRTAIMMGQLGGLGVLDLEGLWTRYDDPEPLLAEIRGLHPDAATARMQQIYSEPIKPELVSARLAEIRAAGVTVAGALSPQRTQELYETVVAAGVDLFVIRGTTVSAEHVSKTQEPLNLKKFIYELDVPVIVGGAATYTAALHLMRTGAAGVLVGFGGGAASTTRASLGIHAPMATAVADVAGARRDYMDESGGRYVHVIADGGLGHSGDIVKAIACGADAVMLGSTLARATDAPGGGYHWGPEAHHAELPRGNRVHVGQIAPLEGILYGPAPLAEGSANLVGALRRSMATTGYSDLKEFQRVEVIVAPYHGG, from the coding sequence GTGAGTCAGGAAATCGAGATCGGACGCTCCAAGCGGGGCCGTCGCGTATATGCCTTCGACGACATCGCGATCGTTCCGAGTCGTCGCACGAGAGACCCCGAAGACGTGTCGGTCTCGTGGTCGATCGACGCCTACCAGTTCGACATCCCGTTCCTCGCCGCCCCGATGGACTCGGTCGTCTCGCCGCGCACGGCGATCATGATGGGTCAGCTCGGCGGCCTCGGCGTGCTCGACCTCGAGGGCCTCTGGACCCGCTACGACGACCCTGAGCCCCTGCTCGCCGAGATCCGCGGCCTGCACCCCGATGCCGCGACGGCGCGGATGCAGCAGATCTACTCCGAGCCGATCAAGCCCGAGCTCGTCTCCGCGCGTCTCGCCGAGATCCGCGCCGCCGGTGTCACCGTCGCCGGCGCGCTCTCACCGCAGCGCACGCAGGAGCTCTACGAGACCGTCGTCGCCGCCGGAGTCGATCTCTTCGTCATCCGCGGCACCACCGTCTCGGCCGAGCACGTGTCGAAGACGCAGGAACCCCTGAACCTCAAGAAGTTCATCTACGAGCTCGACGTGCCCGTCATCGTCGGCGGCGCCGCGACCTACACGGCCGCCCTCCACCTCATGCGCACGGGTGCGGCCGGCGTCCTCGTCGGCTTCGGCGGGGGAGCAGCGTCGACGACCCGCGCCTCGCTCGGCATCCACGCTCCCATGGCCACGGCCGTGGCGGATGTCGCGGGAGCGCGACGTGACTACATGGACGAGTCGGGCGGTCGCTACGTACACGTCATCGCCGACGGCGGCCTCGGCCACTCGGGCGACATCGTCAAGGCGATCGCGTGCGGCGCCGACGCGGTCATGCTCGGTTCGACACTCGCTCGTGCGACCGATGCACCCGGCGGCGGCTACCACTGGGGCCCCGAGGCGCATCACGCCGAGCTGCCGCGCGGAAACCGCGTGCACGTCGGGCAGATCGCCCCGCTCGAAGGCATTCTCTACGGTCCGGCACCGCTCGCGGAGGGCTCGGCGAACCTCGTCGGCGCGCTCCGTCGCTCGATGGCGACGACCGGTTATTCCGATCTGAAGGAGTTCCAGCGCGTCGAGGTCATCGTCGCGCCGTATCACGGGGGGTAG
- the guaB gene encoding IMP dehydrogenase — translation METSDPFGFVGLTYDDVLLLPGHTDVIPSEADTTSRLTRRINVATPLLSSAMDTVTEKRMAIGMAREGGIGILHRNLSIDDQATIADQVKRSESGMVTNPVTTSPDATVADVDMLCGQYRISGLPVVDDNGILVGIITNRDMRFVSDFEKATTRVRDVMTKMPLVTGKVGIDPDDAIAIFAQHKIEKLPLIDASGRLTGLITVKDFDKSEKYPLATKDDEGRLRVGAAIGFFGDAWERAGALRDAGVDVLVVDTANGESAGVLDIIRRLKADPAFNAIDIIGGNVATRAGAQAIIDAGADAVKVGVGPGSICTTRVVAGVGVPQVTAVYEASLAARETGIPIIADGGLQYSGDIAKALVAGADTVMLGSLLAGTAESPGELVFVNGKQYKTYRGMGSLGALQTRGKKTSYSKDRYFQADVPNDDKLIPEGIEGQVPFRGPLSAVAYQLVGGLRQSMFYVGARSIPELKAKGKFVRITPAGLKESHPHDVQIVVEAPNYTR, via the coding sequence ATGGAAACGTCAGATCCGTTCGGTTTCGTGGGGCTGACCTACGACGACGTCTTGCTCCTCCCGGGGCACACCGATGTGATTCCGAGCGAGGCTGACACGACATCGCGTCTCACGCGCCGGATCAACGTCGCTACGCCGCTCCTCTCGAGCGCGATGGACACCGTGACCGAGAAGCGCATGGCGATCGGCATGGCGCGCGAGGGCGGCATCGGCATCCTGCACCGCAACCTCTCGATCGACGACCAGGCGACGATCGCCGACCAGGTCAAGCGCAGCGAGTCGGGCATGGTCACGAACCCCGTCACGACGTCGCCCGACGCGACCGTCGCCGACGTCGACATGCTGTGCGGCCAGTACCGCATCAGCGGTCTGCCCGTCGTCGACGACAACGGGATCCTCGTCGGCATCATCACGAACCGCGACATGCGCTTCGTCTCCGACTTCGAGAAGGCCACGACGCGCGTTCGCGACGTCATGACGAAGATGCCCCTCGTCACCGGCAAGGTCGGAATCGACCCCGACGACGCGATCGCGATCTTCGCGCAGCACAAGATCGAGAAGCTCCCCCTCATCGACGCGAGCGGCCGCCTCACGGGCCTCATCACCGTCAAGGACTTTGACAAGTCCGAGAAGTACCCCCTCGCGACGAAGGACGACGAAGGTCGTCTCCGCGTCGGTGCGGCGATCGGCTTCTTCGGAGACGCGTGGGAGCGCGCCGGTGCCCTCCGTGACGCCGGCGTCGACGTCCTCGTCGTCGACACCGCCAACGGCGAGAGCGCGGGCGTGCTCGACATCATCCGTCGCCTGAAGGCCGACCCGGCCTTCAACGCCATCGACATCATCGGCGGCAACGTCGCGACGCGCGCCGGCGCGCAGGCCATCATCGACGCCGGAGCCGACGCGGTGAAGGTCGGCGTGGGCCCGGGCTCGATCTGCACGACGCGTGTCGTCGCCGGCGTGGGCGTGCCCCAGGTCACCGCGGTCTACGAAGCATCCCTCGCGGCGCGCGAGACCGGCATCCCGATCATCGCCGACGGCGGACTGCAGTACTCGGGCGACATCGCCAAGGCGCTCGTCGCCGGGGCCGACACCGTCATGCTCGGCTCGCTCCTCGCGGGCACGGCCGAGAGCCCGGGCGAACTCGTCTTCGTCAACGGCAAGCAGTACAAGACCTACCGCGGCATGGGCTCGCTCGGCGCGCTCCAGACCCGCGGCAAGAAGACGTCGTACTCGAAGGACCGCTACTTCCAGGCCGACGTGCCGAACGACGACAAGCTGATCCCCGAGGGCATCGAGGGCCAGGTGCCGTTCCGCGGCCCGCTGTCGGCCGTGGCGTACCAGCTCGTCGGCGGCCTCCGTCAGTCGATGTTCTACGTCGGCGCCCGCTCGATCCCCGAGCTCAAGGCGAAGGGCAAGTTCGTCAGGATCACGCCCGCCGGTCTCAAGGAATCGCACCCTCACGACGTGCAGATCGTCGTCGAGGCGCCGAACTACACGCGCTGA
- a CDS encoding branched-chain amino acid ABC transporter permease, whose protein sequence is MAITLEGNGFEAETETDADGRWSIGVPEKATYTVTLDEDTLPDGVVVSEGSATRDAEFGLTKNASVNFFLGEGVRTTVSFFDQFVQRAINGLNFGLLLALAAIGLSLIFGTTGLSNFAHAEMVTFGALMVLTFGVNFAWPLWAAIGIALLLSAALGWGLDAVIWKPLRKRGVGLVQLMIVSIGLSLAMRYTYQFFYGGSTSQLPGATLPADIRFGAVALSWIDIASMGVSVVVLMAVGYFLLRTRIGKATRAVSDNPSLAAASGIDVDRVIRIVWVLGAVLAGLAGILWAYFRPGVSWDMGFQILLLIFAAVTLGGLGTAFGALVGSIIVGLFVELSTLWLPSDMKYVGALVILILVLLFRPQGILGRRERIG, encoded by the coding sequence GTGGCCATCACGCTCGAAGGAAACGGCTTCGAAGCCGAGACCGAGACGGATGCCGACGGTCGTTGGTCCATCGGAGTGCCGGAGAAGGCGACCTACACGGTCACCCTCGATGAGGACACGCTCCCCGATGGCGTCGTCGTCTCGGAAGGCAGTGCGACCCGCGACGCCGAGTTCGGACTGACGAAGAACGCGTCGGTGAACTTCTTCCTCGGCGAGGGCGTCCGCACGACGGTCAGCTTCTTCGACCAGTTCGTGCAGCGCGCGATCAACGGATTGAACTTCGGTCTCCTCCTCGCACTCGCCGCGATCGGGCTCTCGCTCATCTTCGGAACGACGGGCCTCTCCAACTTCGCCCACGCGGAGATGGTGACGTTCGGCGCACTCATGGTGCTGACGTTCGGAGTGAACTTCGCCTGGCCGCTGTGGGCGGCGATCGGAATCGCGCTGCTCTTGAGCGCGGCCCTCGGTTGGGGCCTCGATGCGGTCATCTGGAAGCCGCTGCGGAAACGCGGCGTCGGCCTCGTGCAGTTGATGATCGTGAGCATCGGTCTCTCGCTCGCGATGCGCTACACGTACCAGTTCTTCTACGGCGGATCGACGAGCCAGCTCCCCGGAGCGACGCTCCCGGCCGACATCCGTTTCGGCGCCGTGGCGCTGTCGTGGATCGACATCGCGAGCATGGGCGTCAGTGTCGTCGTGCTCATGGCCGTCGGCTACTTCCTGCTGCGGACGAGGATCGGTAAGGCCACCCGCGCGGTGTCCGACAACCCGAGCCTGGCCGCGGCCAGTGGTATCGACGTCGACCGCGTCATCCGTATCGTCTGGGTTCTCGGCGCCGTCCTCGCGGGCCTCGCCGGCATCCTCTGGGCCTACTTCCGCCCCGGCGTGAGCTGGGACATGGGCTTCCAGATCCTGCTCCTCATCTTCGCCGCCGTGACCCTCGGCGGACTCGGGACGGCGTTCGGCGCCCTCGTGGGTTCGATCATCGTGGGTCTCTTCGTCGAGTTGTCGACGCTCTGGCTGCCGAGCGACATGAAGTATGTCGGTGCGCTCGTCATCCTCATCCTCGTACTGCTGTTCCGACCACAGGGCATCCTGGGTCGCCGAGAGAGAATCGGATAG
- a CDS encoding branched-chain amino acid ABC transporter permease, translated as MDWGAIFGNAAVELISPTTAAYALAALGLAIHFGYTGLLNFGQAGFMLLGAYGYAIPALKLGWPVWACILVALSASVIFALILGIPTLRLRADYLAIVTIAAAEVLRLIFTTNTFAPVTGSANGLSEYQTGILAFNPFPPGRYGFGPWVFDNRVWFFLVIAWVLVIIFAIFTWLLMRSPWGRVLKGIREDEDAVRSLGKNVYAYKMQSLILGGVFGTVAGMLFVLPRAVVPSYFQPSLTFFIYAILLLGGAATILGPILGSIVFWVLLSFFSGFIARAVEAGWLPFMTQVQAGQLRFILVGLAIMLIVVFMPQGLLGNKKELAFVK; from the coding sequence ATCGACTGGGGAGCAATCTTCGGAAACGCGGCCGTCGAGCTGATCAGCCCGACCACCGCCGCCTACGCACTCGCCGCCCTCGGCCTTGCGATCCACTTCGGCTACACGGGCCTCCTGAACTTCGGCCAGGCCGGGTTCATGCTGCTCGGTGCATATGGGTACGCCATCCCGGCGCTCAAGCTCGGCTGGCCCGTCTGGGCGTGCATCCTCGTCGCCCTGTCGGCGTCGGTGATCTTCGCGCTCATCCTGGGTATACCCACACTCCGACTGAGAGCCGACTATCTCGCAATCGTCACGATCGCGGCGGCCGAGGTGTTGAGGCTCATCTTCACCACCAACACCTTCGCGCCGGTCACCGGCTCGGCGAACGGCCTCTCGGAGTACCAGACGGGCATCCTCGCCTTCAACCCGTTCCCACCCGGGCGCTACGGGTTCGGGCCGTGGGTCTTCGACAATCGCGTCTGGTTCTTCCTCGTGATCGCCTGGGTCCTCGTGATCATCTTCGCGATCTTCACGTGGCTCCTGATGCGCAGCCCCTGGGGCCGTGTCCTCAAGGGAATCCGAGAGGACGAGGACGCCGTGCGTTCGCTCGGCAAGAACGTCTACGCCTACAAGATGCAGAGCCTCATCCTCGGTGGAGTCTTCGGAACCGTCGCCGGAATGCTCTTCGTCCTACCGCGAGCCGTGGTGCCGTCGTACTTCCAGCCCTCGCTCACGTTCTTCATCTACGCGATCCTTCTTCTGGGTGGCGCGGCGACGATCCTCGGCCCGATCCTCGGCTCGATCGTCTTCTGGGTGCTCCTCTCCTTCTTCTCGGGCTTCATCGCCCGAGCGGTCGAGGCGGGATGGCTCCCCTTCATGACCCAGGTCCAGGCCGGTCAGCTCCGCTTCATCCTCGTCGGCTTGGCGATCATGTTGATAGTTGTCTTCATGCCACAGGGTCTCCTCGGAAACAAGAAGGAGCTGGCTTTTGTCAAGTAA
- a CDS encoding ABC transporter ATP-binding protein: protein MSSNAVPSIKPVKTTGLHIGEAAPGVKKVDPILIADSVKRTFGGLTAVDVAHVEIPRNAITALIGPNGAGKTTFFNLLTGFDRPDTGTWEFDGKPLARVAAYRVARMGLIRTFQLTKSLGLLSVLDNMKLGAKDQRGEHMFRGLIPAIWRKQEAEIEAKALDLLARFKLDAKKDDYAAGLSGGQRKLLEMARALMSDPQLVMLDEPMAGVNPALTQSLLDHILNLKAEGMTVLFVEHDMHMVRHIADWVIVMAEGRVVAEGDPYTVMENPAVIDAYLGAHHDSDLGSTDTEHVEAVKELIDDEQ from the coding sequence TTGTCAAGTAACGCCGTTCCCAGCATCAAGCCCGTCAAGACGACCGGACTGCACATCGGAGAAGCAGCTCCGGGTGTCAAGAAGGTCGATCCGATCCTCATCGCCGACAGCGTGAAGCGCACGTTCGGCGGCCTCACCGCCGTCGACGTCGCCCACGTCGAGATCCCGAGGAACGCCATCACGGCCCTCATCGGCCCGAACGGCGCCGGCAAGACGACCTTCTTCAACCTGTTGACGGGCTTCGACCGCCCCGACACGGGAACGTGGGAGTTCGACGGCAAGCCGCTCGCCCGTGTCGCCGCCTACCGGGTGGCGCGCATGGGGCTCATCCGCACCTTCCAGCTGACGAAGTCGCTCGGGCTCCTCTCGGTGCTCGACAACATGAAGCTCGGCGCGAAGGATCAGCGCGGCGAGCACATGTTCCGCGGACTCATCCCGGCGATCTGGCGGAAGCAAGAGGCGGAGATCGAGGCGAAGGCCCTCGACCTCCTCGCCCGCTTCAAGCTCGATGCGAAGAAGGATGACTACGCCGCGGGTCTCTCGGGCGGCCAGCGCAAGCTCCTCGAGATGGCGCGGGCGCTCATGAGCGACCCGCAGCTCGTCATGCTCGATGAGCCGATGGCCGGCGTGAACCCCGCACTCACGCAGTCGCTCCTCGACCACATCCTGAACCTCAAGGCCGAAGGGATGACGGTGCTCTTCGTCGAGCACGACATGCACATGGTCCGGCACATCGCCGACTGGGTCATCGTCATGGCCGAGGGCCGCGTCGTCGCCGAGGGAGACCCGTACACCGTCATGGAGAACCCGGCCGTGATCGACGCCTACCTCGGCGCCCACCACGACTCCGACCTGGGATCGACCGACACCGAGCACGTCGAGGCCGTGAAGGAGCTCATCGATGACGAACAGTAG